TCAACTCTAAATCTATAGTTATAGACTCTTTAGAGGTTACACCAATAGTTCGTGTCATCGATAATTTTGTAACGAATCATCATTTAGCAAATGTATTTGAAACAAATGTAGGAACTGGAAAATTAATATTTTCTGCTATAGATATAAGCTCAACATTATCAGAAAGACCAGTTGCAAGACAATTACGTTATAGTTTATTAAACTATATGCAAAGTGATGCTTTTAAACCGTCTAAAAATATTGAAATGAAAGATTTAGATGTTGTTAAAAAGAAAGGCGAAAGTGATGAAAAGTTTGATTTTTTAAAAATGGATATAGGTTATTAATCAACTATTTTAAATCTTTTATTGTAAATACCTTGTAGATAATTAATTAAAAAAAAACTAAAAATGAAATTACATAAACTTATATTTTTCTTCTTGTTCGCATTTTCTTTTCAGTTTTTTAGTCAAGTTAACTCTATAAAAAACGGTACTTTTTGGAGAGATACAGCGGGTAATAGAATTAATGCCCATGGTGTTGCAATCATAAAACATCAAGGAATTTTTTATATGATTGGTAATGATATGAGAGATGCCTTTACTTTTAAGGGCATTAACTTATATGCTTCTACAGATTTAATGAATTGGGAGTTTAAAAAAACAATTATTGATAAAAATACAAACAATGAATTAAAAAACTTAGAACGGATTACAGAAAGGCCTTGTTTAATTTACAATGCTTTAACAAATACTTTTGTAGTATGGGTTAAATACCAAAATGCGTCATATACCAATAATAAAGCAGCTGTTTTTTATGCTAGCACAATAGATGGAAGTTACACTTATGATAGAGAGTTTTTTCCGAAAGGATATGATTCTAATGATGCTAGTATGTTTGTAGATACAGATGGTAAAGCTTATTACGTATCAACAAATAAAGCAAATCAAAGTTTAAATTTATACACATTAACAGCTAATTTTAGAGGTGCAGAAGATGCAACTGTTTTATTTTCTGGACAGAATAAAGAAGCGCCTGTTATTTTTAAAAAAGATAATATTTATTATATGCTATCATCTACTAAAACAGGTTGGGATCCTAACCAAATGCAATATAGTACTTCTACAAACTTAAAAAGTGGTTGGTCTTCTTGGAAAAACGTAGGAAATAAAATTACATTCGATTCTCAGCCTACAGACGTTTTAACAATTACAGGTACAGCAGGTACTAATTATTATTATGTGGGTGATAGATGGAGAGATCCAGATATTAGAAATTCTAAAACAGTACTATTTCCGTTAACAGTTAATAACGGAACATTAAGTATGAATTATGTAAGAGAATTTAAAATCAATTTAACAACAAGTACTTGGTCTGCTTTTGATGATAATGCCTACGTTCCAAAAAATAATTGGAGTGTAGTATCTGTTTCTAGTCAAGAAACAGTTTCTGGTAATTTTCCTTTAACAAATGTTTTTGATGGTAATAAAAATACAATATGGCACTCTCGTTACAATTCTGGACAAGATAATTTTCCTCATGAATTTGTAATAGATTTGGGTGCTAGTTATAGTATTTCTGGCTTAAGTTACGTGCCAAGATTAGATAATAGTTTAAATGGAATTCTTAGAGATTTTCAACTTTTTTTAAGTGAGGATGGCATTAATTGGGGAGCTCCGGTTGCTTCTGGTTGGTTAGGGTATTGGAGCGAACTATATTTTCAACAAAAAAGTGCTAAATTTATAAAGTTTGTTGCGCTTTCAGACTTTAATGAAACTAGTTTTGCAACCGCATCAGAAATAAAATTAATAATTAGTAGCGAGTATACATCTGGAGGAATAAATTCTTACTACAACACAGATAGTCTAGGCTGGAAATCTGGAACAAACATTCAAGTAAACCAAGGAAGTCAAGTGCAATTTGGACCACAAGCGCAAGATAATTTTGGGCAAACACAATATTTTGGAACATTTAGTTGGCATGGACCTAATGGTTATTATTTTAATGGAAGAGCACCTGTGTTAAATAATATTCAGTCGAAAGATTTAGGTACTTACACAGCTTTTTATTTAGATGATAAATTTAATGTTCAAAAACAGGCAATAGAAGTGTTTTCTAATACCATATTATCTACCAAAAACATTAATCTTGAAGAATCGCAAATTTCTGTATATCCAAACCCTGCAAAAAATATTTTAACTATTAAAAATGCAGACGATGATACTCTTTATAAAGTTTATAATATTCTCGGAAAGGAGCTAATTAAAAACACAGGAAAAACTATTGATATCTCTAAATTAGATGTTGGGTATTATGTTATTTTAATAAACAACAAGGCACACAAATTTGTTAAAGAATAATAAATCTATAAATACTTTTTTTTAACGAACTTAAAAATCTACTGCACAATTTTGTATTAAGACGCATTTTTATAAATATTTTTTTGTCTATATATACAAAAGTAAAGACTATGTTTATAAAAGTGATATGTGTTATTTTTATTTTTTGAGAAATTTTCATTTCTTAAAAAGTATTTTGATACCCTTAAAACTTCAATTTTAAGTTTTGTTTAATTAAAAATCGATTGCTAAATATCACAAAATCAACATAATTTTTTACGCTACATACAATGAAAAACTTTACCCAACTACTGCTTTTAATTTTATTGATTATTGCTTGTCAAGAAAACGAGATAACAAAACCAATTTATACATCAGAAAAATGGGAAAATCCAGAATGGGAAAACCCAGAAATTTTTCAGATAAATAGAGAAGCACCTAAAGCGACATTTTATAATTATAATAACGAAAATGATGCTTTAAGTAATAAAGGTTGGCAAAATTCTGCAAGCTATAAAACTTTAAACGGTACTTGGAGTTTTTATTATGCAGATAGTGTACAAGCAAGACCTGTAGATTTTTATAAAAACGATTTTAGCCTTAAAGGTTGGGATCAAATAGAGGTGCCATCAAATTGGGAAATGAAAGGATTTGGGCTTCCTGTTTATGTAAATGCAGGATATGTTTTTCCTAAAAACCCACCATTTATAGATCATAGTATTAACAATGTAGGGAGCTATAAAAGAACAATTAATATCTCTAAAGACTGGGGTAATAAAGAGGTTTTTTTACACTTTGCAGGTGTAAGTGGTGCTATGTATGTATATGTAAACGGAGAAAAAGTTGGCTACAATGAAGGTAGCAAAACTGCTGCTGAATTTAACGTTACAGAATTTATAAAAACTGGAGAAAACCAAATTGCTGTTCAAGTTTTACGTTGGTCTGATGGTAGTTATATGGAAGATCAAGATTTTTGGAGATTAAGTGGTATCGAAAGAGATGTGTATTTAAGGGCAGAAAATAAACTTCATATAAAAGATATTAGGTTAAATGGAAATTTGTCTTCAGATTACTCAAAAGGAATATTCAGCTTAGATATTGAACTAGATAATTTCTCTAAAAAAGAACAAGCTGCAGCCATTGAAATTACACTTTTAGATAAAGATAAGGTTTTAAAAAAATACTCAAAAAAGTTAAATGTTTCCGCAGATAACTCTTCATCTGCAGGTTTTAATGAGACACTTTCAGATATAAAATCGTGGTCAGCAGAAACACCAAATTTGTACACTACATTAATCACATTAAAAGATATAGACAGTAATGTTTTACAATCAACAGCTCTAAAAGTTGGTTTTAGGAATATTAAAATAAAAAATAATCAATTTTTAATTAACGGAAAACCTGTTCTAATTAAAGGAGTAAATCTGCACGATCATGATGAATCTGAAGGACATGTTGTAAGTAAAGAATTAACAATTAAAGATTTAAAAATAATGAAAGAAAACAACGTAAACGCAATACGTTGTAGCCATTACCCAAAAAATCCTTTTTTCTATGAACTTTGTGATGAGTATGGTTTTTATGTAATTGATGAAGCTAATATAGAAAGCCATGGAATGGGAACAACAAACCAAGGTTTAGATAATGATGAAAAAAGAAAAAGTGTGCATCCAGCATATTTACCTCAATGGAAAGCAATGCACTTAGATAGAACTATTAGAATGTTTGAGCGTGATAAAAACCACCCTTCAATTGTAACTTGGTCTTTAGGAAATGAAGCAGGTAATGGAGATAATTTTTTTACTACTTATAAATGGTTAAAAGATAATGATAGTACAAGACCAACACAATACGAAGGAGCAACAGGTTATGCAAATACAGATATTCAAGCACCTATGTATATGCTAATTCATGATATGATTAACTATGCTGAAAATGATCCTAAAAGACCAATGATACAATGTGAATATTCGCATGCAATGGGTAATAGTTTAGGTAACTTTAAAGATTATTGGAATGCTTTTAGAAAATATGATGTTTTACAAGGTGGTTTTATTTGGGATTGGGTAGACCAAGGTATAAAGACCAAAACAGACGATGGACAAGAATTTTGGGCTTATGGGGGAGATTTAGGCGCAAGTCATATAAAAAATGATGGTAATTTCTGTTTAAATGGTGTTGTAAACCCAGACAGAACTGCACACCCTGCATTAGAGGAATTAAAGAAAGTTTATCAAAATATACATTTTAAAGATATGAACTTTAAAACAGGTAAAGTAGCTGTTTATAATGAGTTTTTCTTTAGAGATTTAAATGAGTTTAATTATTCTTGGAAACTTTTTAAAAATGGTTCTCAAATAGAAAAAGGAACCATGACAAGTACAAATGTTGCTCCTGGAGAAACAAAAACACTAGCTTTAAACTTACCTAAAATAGACTTGAATACAGGTGAGTTTTCTTTACAATTATATGCACATACAAATACTGCATCTCATTTAGTTGCTAAAGATTATGCAGTTGCAAAAGAAGAGTTTATTGGTGGTAACTATACTCCAATATACTTAGAAACTTCAAAAGAAAGCTTAGAGGTTTTAAAAGAAGAAAACAGTTTAACCTTAAAATCTGCTAATTTCGAAGCAAAATTTAATACCAAAACGGGTACATTAAATGGTTTAAATTATGGAGATGGAAATATTTTAGTACAAGGCATGCAACCAAATTTTTGGAGAGCAACCACAGATAATGATTTTGGTTTTAATATGCCAAAGGAGTTTGGTGTTTGGAAAGAAGCTACAGAAACCCAAACATTAATTTCTATAGAGTTTAAAGATGGTGAAAAAGTTATAGATATATCAACTTTAAAAGAGCGTAATTCTTTAAATAGAAAATTTGCAAATATTAAAGTAGTATATCAATTGCCTAATGAATTAGCTAAAATTCAAATAGATTATAAAATAGAGGCTTCTGGTCAAATAACGGTTACAAACTCTTTAAGAGATGTAAAAAAAGGCGTTTCTAATATACCGCGTTTTGGAAATAATTTTATTTTAAATAACAACTATAATCAAGTAAATTGGTATGGTAGAGGACCACAAGAAAACTATCAAGACAGAAACTCTGCAGCATTTGTGGGAGTTTATAATTCTAATGTAGAAGACTTATATTATCCTTATATACGTCCGCAAGAAAATGGTTATAAAACAGATGTTCGTTGGATAACTTTTACAGAAACTTCTGGTAAAGGAATAAAAGTTTTAGGACCAAAAATGTTAAGTTTTAGTGCGCATCATCAATACAATTCAGATTTTGATTCAGGCAAAGAAAAGCAACAAAGACACACAACAGATATTGTAAAAAGAGATTTTGTAAATATCAATATAGATACTGAACAAATGGGTGTTGGAGGAGATACAAGTTGGTGGGCTAGACCTTTAAACAAATATCAAATTAAGGCAAAAAATATGAGCTATGCTTACAGTATAATTCCTATCAAAAATTAAAAACTGATGAGTATAATCTTAAATTATTTTTTAACTGAAACAATACATAAAAAGATAAGATGTAGTTTTATACTACTGTTTAATTTATTAGCTGTTAATTTTCTTTTTTCTCAAGAAATGGTGGATACTGAAACACCTGCATCTGCTAAACCAAATGGAGTTGATTTGTTTGGAGACTGGGAAATGACGTTTAGTGACGAGTTTAATGATACAGAAATAGATGGCTCTAAGTGGGGGGTGTCTAATAGCGAAAAATCTAGAAATTCTAGACCGGGTTTAGGAATTTCGCAATGGTTTTGGAGACCTCAAAACACTTGGGAAGTAGATGGAAACCTTGTTTTAAGAGTGCAAAAGTACAATGCCAATACAATGACTTGTGGTTCTGTAAACTCTAATAATAGGTTCGAAAAAGCTTTTGGTTATTATGAAACAAGAATTAAAATAGCACAAGCAGATAAAGGTACTCATACTGCGTTTTGGTTTCAGGGAGATAATATGGGCAATATAGATGGAACAGGAAGAGATGGAGCAGAAGTAGATATTTTTGAATCTGCTTGGACAGGAGATTATACAAAATCTGTAATACACATAGATGGTTATGCAAGTGCACATAAAGCAAATACAAAAAGGTATGAAACACCAGGCTTACATGAAGGTTTTCATACATTTGGTGTATTATGGACCCCAGATGCCATAAAGATTTATTATGATGGTAAATTAAAAATTACGTATTCAGATCCAAAATGGATTCCACAGGTACCACAATATATTTGGCTTTCAGATGGTGCTAGTTTTGGTTTTTCTGGAGATAATTTTACAAAAGAACCAATTGGGACACTTACACATGCTTATGTAGATTACGTTAGGGTTTGGGAATTAGATAATTATGCTTGTCTTAATCCTATTAAAGAGGTAGAAAATTTAGAATACGCAAGCAATGGAGCAACAACAGATGTTGTTCAAAATTCTTTAGCATCTAATGATTCGTTACTAAGATTCCAGTCAAATGGTGAAGGAGATGAAGTAATTTTAGAGAATATCTGCCATACAGAAAGTGGTTATTATACCTATAATTTATCAGGTTTAACCTTTAGTACTTTTGGTCAATATAAAGCATCCATAGAAATAGAAGAAGGTGTTTGGCATGAGTTTGATCAAGTATTAGATCTTTATGGAGCATCAGTTAAAGAAAAATTGCAAACTTTTGGAGCTATTTATCTAGAAAAAGGGAATTACAATATAAAATTAACTTCTGTGGGTAAAAATGCAAATTCTACAGGTTATTGGGGAGCTTTTGATGTGTTAAATATTAAGAGTAGTTCAACATTAGATATTAATTTTTTAGATGAAATTAGTTCAGAGGTTTTATGGACTGGCGAAGCTGAAGATGCTTCATATATAGGTGCAAGTGCGTTACAGAACTGTAATACTGCTTCAAATGGACAGTATATAAATTTAAATCCAGTACCAAACAAAAACTTAAACTATACAAATGTGCAAGTAAATGAGGCTGGCTCTTATATTTTAAATGTAGCATATATGTCTGCAAATAATAGAAGTGCAAAAGTTCACGTAAATGGAGCGCTTTTATACAATGGGTTTTTTGAAAGATCGGGCAATTGGTGTGATGCTGGAGGACAAATGGCAGAAAGAACTTTTCTGGTTAATTTAAATGCAGGAATAAATGCTATAACAATATCTCAATCTCAAGAAAATATGCCAATTTTTGATAAAATTACTATTCTAAAAGGCCCTTCAGATATAGATAAAGATGGGGTGCCAGATGTATTTGATATAGATGATGATAATGATGGTGTTTTAGATATATTAGACAATTGCAAAACAACCCCAAATACAGATCAAAAAGATACTGATAATAATGGTATTGGTGATGCTTGTGATGGAAATGCACTAAATATTGATGTTTTTAATTCAAAAGATAAGTTACGTATTTACCCAAATCCAACAAACGGAAAAATTACAATTACAGTTAAAGATTTTATTAAAATTTTAGAGTTGGAAATATTTGATGTTACAGGAAAAAAAGTGCAAACAAAAATTTTAGAAAAAGAAGTATCGGAAATTATAATATCGCCAGCTTTAGCAGAAGGTATTTATATTTTTAAGTTTAACACTG
The nucleotide sequence above comes from Polaribacter butkevichii. Encoded proteins:
- a CDS encoding family 43 glycosylhydrolase, which gives rise to MKLHKLIFFFLFAFSFQFFSQVNSIKNGTFWRDTAGNRINAHGVAIIKHQGIFYMIGNDMRDAFTFKGINLYASTDLMNWEFKKTIIDKNTNNELKNLERITERPCLIYNALTNTFVVWVKYQNASYTNNKAAVFYASTIDGSYTYDREFFPKGYDSNDASMFVDTDGKAYYVSTNKANQSLNLYTLTANFRGAEDATVLFSGQNKEAPVIFKKDNIYYMLSSTKTGWDPNQMQYSTSTNLKSGWSSWKNVGNKITFDSQPTDVLTITGTAGTNYYYVGDRWRDPDIRNSKTVLFPLTVNNGTLSMNYVREFKINLTTSTWSAFDDNAYVPKNNWSVVSVSSQETVSGNFPLTNVFDGNKNTIWHSRYNSGQDNFPHEFVIDLGASYSISGLSYVPRLDNSLNGILRDFQLFLSEDGINWGAPVASGWLGYWSELYFQQKSAKFIKFVALSDFNETSFATASEIKLIISSEYTSGGINSYYNTDSLGWKSGTNIQVNQGSQVQFGPQAQDNFGQTQYFGTFSWHGPNGYYFNGRAPVLNNIQSKDLGTYTAFYLDDKFNVQKQAIEVFSNTILSTKNINLEESQISVYPNPAKNILTIKNADDDTLYKVYNILGKELIKNTGKTIDISKLDVGYYVILINNKAHKFVKE
- a CDS encoding glycoside hydrolase family 2 TIM barrel-domain containing protein, translating into MKNFTQLLLLILLIIACQENEITKPIYTSEKWENPEWENPEIFQINREAPKATFYNYNNENDALSNKGWQNSASYKTLNGTWSFYYADSVQARPVDFYKNDFSLKGWDQIEVPSNWEMKGFGLPVYVNAGYVFPKNPPFIDHSINNVGSYKRTINISKDWGNKEVFLHFAGVSGAMYVYVNGEKVGYNEGSKTAAEFNVTEFIKTGENQIAVQVLRWSDGSYMEDQDFWRLSGIERDVYLRAENKLHIKDIRLNGNLSSDYSKGIFSLDIELDNFSKKEQAAAIEITLLDKDKVLKKYSKKLNVSADNSSSAGFNETLSDIKSWSAETPNLYTTLITLKDIDSNVLQSTALKVGFRNIKIKNNQFLINGKPVLIKGVNLHDHDESEGHVVSKELTIKDLKIMKENNVNAIRCSHYPKNPFFYELCDEYGFYVIDEANIESHGMGTTNQGLDNDEKRKSVHPAYLPQWKAMHLDRTIRMFERDKNHPSIVTWSLGNEAGNGDNFFTTYKWLKDNDSTRPTQYEGATGYANTDIQAPMYMLIHDMINYAENDPKRPMIQCEYSHAMGNSLGNFKDYWNAFRKYDVLQGGFIWDWVDQGIKTKTDDGQEFWAYGGDLGASHIKNDGNFCLNGVVNPDRTAHPALEELKKVYQNIHFKDMNFKTGKVAVYNEFFFRDLNEFNYSWKLFKNGSQIEKGTMTSTNVAPGETKTLALNLPKIDLNTGEFSLQLYAHTNTASHLVAKDYAVAKEEFIGGNYTPIYLETSKESLEVLKEENSLTLKSANFEAKFNTKTGTLNGLNYGDGNILVQGMQPNFWRATTDNDFGFNMPKEFGVWKEATETQTLISIEFKDGEKVIDISTLKERNSLNRKFANIKVVYQLPNELAKIQIDYKIEASGQITVTNSLRDVKKGVSNIPRFGNNFILNNNYNQVNWYGRGPQENYQDRNSAAFVGVYNSNVEDLYYPYIRPQENGYKTDVRWITFTETSGKGIKVLGPKMLSFSAHHQYNSDFDSGKEKQQRHTTDIVKRDFVNINIDTEQMGVGGDTSWWARPLNKYQIKAKNMSYAYSIIPIKN
- a CDS encoding family 16 glycosylhydrolase, which encodes MSIILNYFLTETIHKKIRCSFILLFNLLAVNFLFSQEMVDTETPASAKPNGVDLFGDWEMTFSDEFNDTEIDGSKWGVSNSEKSRNSRPGLGISQWFWRPQNTWEVDGNLVLRVQKYNANTMTCGSVNSNNRFEKAFGYYETRIKIAQADKGTHTAFWFQGDNMGNIDGTGRDGAEVDIFESAWTGDYTKSVIHIDGYASAHKANTKRYETPGLHEGFHTFGVLWTPDAIKIYYDGKLKITYSDPKWIPQVPQYIWLSDGASFGFSGDNFTKEPIGTLTHAYVDYVRVWELDNYACLNPIKEVENLEYASNGATTDVVQNSLASNDSLLRFQSNGEGDEVILENICHTESGYYTYNLSGLTFSTFGQYKASIEIEEGVWHEFDQVLDLYGASVKEKLQTFGAIYLEKGNYNIKLTSVGKNANSTGYWGAFDVLNIKSSSTLDINFLDEISSEVLWTGEAEDASYIGASALQNCNTASNGQYINLNPVPNKNLNYTNVQVNEAGSYILNVAYMSANNRSAKVHVNGALLYNGFFERSGNWCDAGGQMAERTFLVNLNAGINAITISQSQENMPIFDKITILKGPSDIDKDGVPDVFDIDDDNDGVLDILDNCKTTPNTDQKDTDNNGIGDACDGNALNIDVFNSKDKLRIYPNPTNGKITITVKDFIKILELEIFDVTGKKVQTKILEKEVSEIIISPALAEGIYIFKFNTDNNYLWQKIILKK